The proteins below come from a single Danio aesculapii chromosome 23, fDanAes4.1, whole genome shotgun sequence genomic window:
- the LOC130217255 gene encoding fibronectin type III domain-containing protein 7, translating into MTVSVFTVTSKSAVLRWSRYDGALSYRVTASLRNSPVPLVFASFGQNTVLGSVNSLNPNTAYTFRVEALDSLMNGLADANVDGSTAPDVPSILMASSKESASITVEFTEVSGATSYILRAETSDGSFFTEIPVSSSPGTVTGLQPYTLYSLSVMSVNSAGRSQPSISVEAKTVLPAPQLHTSSPSNSSILVKWDPVNNTVLYSLSIIKDSSYSRSRINTTGTELLFPDLEAGTRYCIKGNCWSPENIAGDDFTICQITRSPTPQSVAVVVTSTPEAGIVVSWDSAQGAEQYVAWSSTGHNCSSSTNSCTLIPLSCGETKSVTVTAVNQAGSSIPSYPVQVISFPCPPQPIWVEEAVPGNCSVKWSSIPHADYYTTFIKSDDGIEGTCNSTNPFCQFYCNCGYSYIMSVFAHNHAGSSPPGPLLNHTTLPCCPELTTVSAVSWETLMIEWSPVRGADLYETRAVDSVQPVLCNDTAPRCALSDLACNTNYSVVVIPCNDISGCNLTCRPQMHETAPCMPEITSMSQSNTSGVSITWTSDNTLANYTVIVIGDVGDTHICQSNGTSCQVTDLPCGSIYEVSAIAKSSAGESMPSYTVPLETAPCCPLSLTVSQVTQAMTNVSWFPANGAQTYIASLSSPRGHAQCHTMQTECVMGCITCGTNYTVSLEAISRTGHKAECTYHGFSASECCPLGIRLFRGSNNTLRVRWRSINTLTRYTAEVSGSDSTNTCTPEPGSSTCVVSEIVCGQVYSVVVAPLNPDGTKVQFCTSRMYSVLYRGRR; encoded by the exons ATGACTGTGAGTGTGTTTACGGTGACGTCAAAGAGTGCAGTGCTGCGCTGGAGCAGATATGATGGTGCGCTGTCCTACAGAGTTACAGCTTCTCTCCGCAACTCTCCAGTGCCTCTGGTCTTTGCCAGTTTTGGACAAAACACTGTTCTGGGATCTGTTAATTCCCTGAACCCCAACACGGCTTACACCTTTCGTGTGGAGGCACTGGACAGCCTTATGAATGGACTGGCAGACGCTAATGTGGATGGATCTACTG CTCCGGATGTACCCTCCATCCTGATGGCCTCCTCCAAAGAGAGTGCCAGTATCACAGTGGAGTTCACCGAGGTCAGCGGAGCCACTTCATACATCCTGCGCGCAGAGACCAGCGACGGCTCTTTCTTCACAGAGATCCCGGTTTCCAGCTCTCCGGGGACCGTCACCGGCCTGCAGCCATACACACTCTACAGTCTCAGCGTCATGTCCGTCAACAGCGCGGGCCGGAGCCAGCCATCCATCTCCGTGGAGGCTAAGACAG TCCTCCCTGCACCTCAGCTCCACACCAGCTCTCCCAGTAATAGCAGCATCCTGGTGAAGTGGGATCCGGTGAACAACACTGTGCTCTACAGCCTCAGCATCATCAAGGACAGCTCGTACAGCCGCAGTCGCATCAACACCACCGGCACAGAGCTTCTCTTTCCAGACCTAGAAGCAGGAACTCGGTATTGCATTAAAGGGAATTGCTGGAGTCCTGAAAACATTGCCGGAGATGACTTCACCATTTGCCAGATCACAC GTTCTCCAACTCCTCAGTCAGTTGCTGTAGTGGTGACCAGCACCCCTGAGGCTGGTATAGTGGTTTCGTGGGATTCTGCCCAGGGTGCAGAGCAGTATGTGGCCTGGAGCTCAACCGGACACAACTGCTCCTCTTCCACAAACTCCTGCACCCTGATTCCTCTGAGCTGTGGAGAGACAAAATCTGTCACAGTGACCGCAGTCAACCAGGCCGGAAGTAGTATCCCCTCATACCCAGTACAGGTCATTTCAT TCCCTTGTCCCCCACAGCCCATTTGGGTGGAGGAGGCTGTGCCCGGTAACTGCTCTGTGAAGTGGAGCTCAATCCCTCATGCAGACTACTACACCACCTTTATTAAGAGCGACGACGGCATCGAGGGGACGTGCAACTCAACCAATCCATTCTGTCAGTTTTACTGCAACTGCGGCTACTCATACATCATGAGTGTGTTTGCGCACAACCATGCTGGATCAAGTCCTCCAGGGCCGCTCCTCAACCACACGACCT TGCCTTGCTGTCCAGAGCTCACCACGGTGTCTGCAGTTTCTTGGGAGACATTGATGATCGAGTGGTCTCCTGTGCGCGGTGCAGATCTGTACGAGACGCGTGCTGTAGATTCAGTGCAGCCGGTTTTGTGTAACGACACAGCTCCCAGATGTGCCCTTTCCGACCTGGCTTGCAACACCAATTACAGTGTAGTTGTCATACCGTGCAATGACATAAGCGGCTGCAACCTCACCTGCCGTCCACAAATGCATGAAACAG CTCCATGCATGCCCGAGATCACCAGTATGAGCCAGAGTAACACGTCAGGTGTGTCGATCACCTGGACTTCAGATAACACGCTCGCCAATTATACCGTCATTGTGATTGGCGACGTGGGCGACACACACATCTGTCAATCAAATGGTACTTCCTGTCAGGTGACCGACCTGCCCTGTGGCTCCATCTATGAAGTCAGCGCCATCGCAAAATCCTCCGCTGGAGAAAGCATGCCCAGCTACACCGTTCCTCTGGAAACAG cccCTTGTTGCCCACTCAGTCTCACAGTGAGTCAGGTGACGCAGGCCATGACCAACGTGAGCTGGTTTCCCGCTAACGGTGCCCAGACCTACATTGCCTCTCTTTCTTCTCCACGGGGCCATGCACAGTGTCACACAATGCAGACTGAATGTGTGATGGGATGCATCACCTGCGGGACCAACTACACCGTCTCCCTGGAGGCCATCAGTCGCACTGGACACAAGGCGGAGTGCACTTATCACGGTTTCTCAGCCA GCGAGTGCTGTCCACTTGGCATCCGACTCTTCAGAGGATCCAATAACACTCTGCGTGTGCGCTGGAGGTCCATAAATACCCTCACCAGATACACTGCAGAAGTCTCCGGAAGCGACAGCACTAATACCTGCACTCCAGAGCCCGGCAGCAGTACGTGTGTGGTGTCGGAGATTGTGTGTGGCCAGGTGTACTCGGTGGTCGTCGCTCCGCTGAATCCAGATGGAACCAAAGTCCAGTTCTGTACCAGCAGGATGTATTCAG tacTCTATCGAGGGAGAAGATAA